CAGATGGCGAGCGCGGAAATCACGAGGGCGAAGACGAAGAGCGGCGCGCTTCCCGCGATCCCGCCCGACCAAAGTGCGCCGATGGAAACGGGCACGGCGACGGAGGCGGCGATGGACGCGACGGACACGTAGTGCGTGGTCTTGAAGAAAACAAACCACACCACGGTGATAAACAGCACGGTCCACGGCGAGAATGCCAGCAGCACGCCGGCCGAGGTGGCGATTCCCTTTCCGCCCTTGAATCCGAGCCACGGCGTGTAGTTGTGTCCGGCGATCACGGCCACGGCGGCGATGATGCCGAGCCAATCGGCGGCGGACCCATCGCCGAAGCTCTTCGCGATCCAGACAGCCATGAAGCCCTTCAGCGCATCGACGACAAAAACGAAAATGCCGAGCGGTTTGCCCAGGGTGCGCAGGACATTGGTCGCGCCGATGTTGCCGCTGCCGTGACGGCGTATGTCCACACCGCGAGCGCGCGCCACGAGGTAACCCGTCGGTATGGAGCCGAGGAGAAAAGCGCCGAATGCCAGCGTGGGAAAGATCAGGCCGTTCATGGATTATGCGTGGAAGCGCTGTGCGATTGGCACGCGGCGGCCGATGCCGAAGGCTTTCGATGTCACCTTGATGCCGGGCGCGGCTTGCTGCCGCTTGTATTCATTGGCATCCACCTTGCGCGCCACCCAGCGCACAGTTTCCTCGGCGAAGCCACGTTCCGCGATTTCCTCCACGGTCAATTGTTCCTCCACGTAGAGCTGGAGAATCTTGTCCAGCACGTCGTAGGGCGGGAGCGTGTCCTGGTCCTTCTGGTCCGGTCGCAGCTCGGCGCTGGGTGCTTTTTGGATCGTCGCCTGCGGGATGATCTCGCGTCCGCGGTTGATGTAATCGGCCAGCTGGTAAACCATCGTTTTGGGAACATCGGAAATGAGCGCCATGCCCCCGGCCATGTCGCCGTAGATGGTGCAATAACCCACGGCCAGCTCGCTCTTGTTGCCTGTCGAAAGAACAAGACGGTTGAACTTGTTCGAGATGGCCATGAGCGTCATCCCGCGCAGGCGCGCCTGCAAATTTTCCTCGGTGCTGTCCGGTGGGCGTCCGGCAAAAACTTTCTCCAGCTGTTTTCCCATCGCTTCGAACCCCGTATCGATCGGCACCGTTTGGCACTCGATGCCCAGGTTGCGCGCCAGGGCGAGGGAATCGTCCACACTGCCCGCGGAGGAGAACGGCCCGGGCATCGTCACGCCGAGAACGTTCTCCGCGCCCAAAGCTTCCACCGCGAGGGCGGCGGTCACGGCGGAATCGATGCCGCCGCTCAGCCCGATGACCACCTGGCTGAACCCGCATTTTCCCAGGTAATCGCGCAACCCGAGAATGAGAGCATCGTGCACCTCGGCGACTGTTTCGCGCGCGAGACCGGACGCGCGTCCGGGCACCTCCACCGCGGCATGGCACTCAGTGAAGCCCGGCAACAGCGCCGCCGGAGCCCCGTCCGCATTCACCACGAAAGAATTCCCGTCGAAGACCAGCTGGTCGTTTCCGCCGACGAGGTTCACGTAAACCAGCGGAACGCGCACCGACTGCGCGATCTTCGACATCATGGCGAGGCGCCGGGCCGGTTTGCCCGCCTCGAACGGCGATGCGCTCATGTTGATGAGGAGATCGATGCCCGAGCGACGCAGCGACTCGATCGGGCTCTGCCCGTAGTAATCGTGGGGCAGGTATTCCGCCGTCCACAGGTCCTCGCAAATCGTGATGCCGGTGCGGCGACCCGCGATCATCGCCGTGGTCACGCGTTTGGCGGGCTCGAAGTAGCGGCCTTCGTCGAACACATCGTAAGTCGGCAAAAGCGATTTGTGCGCGGTGGCGACGCGCTTGCCGTTCTGCAGCACCACGGCGCTGTTGTGGCAGGGCCTGCCGTGGCGCGCGGTGTTCGGCTCGATCGTGCCGACAAGCAACGGCACATCGCCGGCATCGACAGCCAGCGCGTTGAGGTGACGCTCCGCCGCGGCGATGAATCCCGAGCGGAACACCAGGTCCATCGGCGGGTAGCCGCAAAGTGCCAACTCCGGTGTCACCACGAAGTCCGCACCCGCCTTCACCAGTTCGCGGTAGGCGTGGAGGATTTTGTCGGCGTTGCCGGCGAAATCCCCGACGGTCGTGTTGATCTGTGCGATGCCGGCTTTCAAAAGAATTGAGGTTTTAGGGATGAGAGTTGAGAGAGGCTGAAACCTGCAAGCTGAACACAGAAAACTCCGGCTGCCGAGGCAGCACGGCTACCAGAACCCCCATTGTTTGGTTTGCATGATGTAGATGCCGAGACCGAGATTCGTGACGGCGTGCGCGATCACACAGCAAGCCAGGCTCCGCGTTTTCACCGCGAGCAAGTTGTAGATCGCCCCGGTCAGCAGCGCCGGCACGAAATCCGGACCCCAGTGCGCCAGGCCGAACATCACCGTCACGATGCCGAAAGAAAACCACGAGAACGTCCCGAACGGCACCTTGGTGAAATCCTCTTTGATCAAGTAGCGCAGCAAAAATCCGCGCCAGAAGATTTCTTCCAGCAACGGCACCACCACGACCAGGCGCAGGAAGCGCATTCCCACGGTCGTCCACCATAGCGCGGAAGACTCCGCGAAGAGATCCGGATTGAATCCGTCATTGCGGGGCGCCGCGCCCAACAGCCACTGCGGCGAGATCCACAGCGCGAGGACCAGCAAGCCGGCGGCGATTCCGGCGATGACGTGCCATTTGTCACCCCATTCGTAAGCCTTCCAAAACCACAGCAGCAACGCGCCGCAGGCGATGGTTTGCAGGGGGTAGACCCAATATTTCGGGTCCGACAGCCAGAGCGGTCCGCCTTCCTCCGGCGCGAAAGATCCCACCGCCGATACGAGGGCCAACCCCGCCATGAACACCGCGAAGGGCGCGATATAGGCGACAAATGCGCGGCGCTCGGTGCAAGTCGTCTGTTCCCCGGTTGTCACTCGAAGCCTTGTGCCGCAAAACCGCCTTGACGCGCAAGCTTCCGCGGAGAATCTGTAGGAAGTTCGCGGGCATAGTTTAGTGGTAAAACTCCAGCCTTCCAAGCTGGCTATGAGGGTTCGATTCCCTCTGCCCGCTGTTTTTCTTTTTAAGTCGTTAATCCTCTGTAGCTTGGAAACTCATTGAGCGGGGTTGACTCCTCAAAAATCAGGCCAAAACGCCTAAAATTTGGCCACTTTTCAACGTCGTTCAAGGACGTCAATGAGGATCGGGATTTGGGGCTGGGGGCCGAGGACTGCGCTAATTTTATTTTTTCGGTCCCCGTATGACTCGAAAACCCCTTTTCGGACCGGTCCAAGCCTCTAAACTTGCTGGTCCAAGCCATGAGTGACGAAAGCTTCTCTCCCCAGTTCGGATCGCCTTTCCAAGTTGTCGTGGATCATTGCGAGGAGGCCGGGATCAAGTTTCGAGCCGAACCCGATGTGAAGGGCGTGTTCTTTTCCATGCGCGGCGAGATGGCCATTTACGACGTGGCTCTCCTCGTCACGCATGACGATCAGGTATTCCAAATCTACCTCACCATCCCCATTGCAACCACCGAGGAGCGGCTGCGACCCCTCGTCGCTGAATTTGTCACCCGGGCCAATCACCGCATCGTCATTGGCCATTTCGACTATGACATGGACGAGGGGAGGCTTCGCTACCACATAGGGCATCCGTTTGGCGAAAGAGGCCTCGATGACGAAACAGTCGGGCGTCTCTTTGCCACAGCCATGGGAACTGCGGACCGGTATTTTCCCGCCCTCATGCGGGCCTTGGTGGGTGGCGAGACACCTGCTGACGCCGTTTACTTGGCCGAGTTGGATTACCATGCCGAGGCAGCGCATGAGGAAGACCGGGAGACGGCCCATCAATCTTCAAAAGAAGCTCCGCAGCCCCCGAAACCCTCTCTCAATAAGCGCAACCGGCGTCCTCGCAAGGATCCGCGGTTGAAATCGACCCGCGAGCTGCCGGGGCTTTTCGAGCGTCCGAAAGAGGAGAGGGGACCCGAGTCCAAAGGAAATCCGCCGGCTTCCTGAATTGGTGTTATGACACGCACCGCTCTTGCCGGTGCTGTCTTCGGAAGGTTGTGCGGGAGCATGGAATTGGGCCGCAAAAAGCCCTGAGCCGGTGCCAAAGCGTTGAAGACGAGCAGCCTGCTCTATGACACGCAAACTGGTTTCCAACGCGAATCGCGTGCCTACAATCGGTAGGCGTTATGAAAAAACATACCGCCCTCCTGTCCGCATTCACCCTCGTCTTGGTCGGCTGCGCCTCCGTCGTCAGCAAGTCCGAATACCCTGTCTCGATCACGAGTAATCCCACAGGTGCCGATTTTGTCGTCAAGAAGTCCAACGGCCTTCCAATCGCCAGCGGCGTGACTCCCGCCACGATCACGCTTGCGGCGTCCGAAGGCTACTTCAAGCCCGCGAAATACACCGTCGACTTCCGACGCAAGGGCGTCGTCCAATCCGTTCCTCTCACCGCAAAGATCGACGGCTGGTATTTTGGCAACATTCTCCTCGGAGGCCTGATCGGCATGCTCATCGTAGATCCCGCCACCGGCGCCATGTGGGCGCTGAACGACACGGTCATCGCCACATTCCGGCAGACGGCCGATGCGGCCCCCGGTCAGCGCTCTTTGCGCATCGTCGATGTCAACGAGCTGCCCGTCGAGTATCGCGGTCGCTTGGTGGCACTCAACTGACCCCCATGTGGCGCGTTCTTCCGGTTGCCGCATTGTTGTTTGCCGGTTGCGCTTCGGCGCCGGAGCCGGAGGTGCGCACGGCCGAACCGGTCAAGACGATCGATATCCGCAGTTGGCCGCCGGGGTGCATCGTCGAACTCAACGGCGAATACGTCGGCACAACTCCGCTCGAACTGGTCGTCGAAACCACGCGTAGCGGCAACTGGACGGCCGACTACGGACGCGGCTACAGCCCGATCATTCTCCGTGCAAGCACGGCGGACGCCTCCGGTTGGGAGCAAAAGATTTGGTATCCGGGTGACCGTATTCCCTCCCGCGTCCTCTTCCGCGTCCCCGGTGCCATGAAGCGCCTGGCGGTCTACTGATCCGGGTTTTGTATTACATTGTAATATGTTGCAAGACAAGTGGTTATGACGCTTTTGATCGTTGACCATCCGCGGGTTTCCTGTTCCGATGGGCACCCTTATGAAACCACAAGAAATCATCAAACGCTGGGCCAAGGCCACCGATCCAAAGATCCGCGTGTCACGGCTCAACCAAGACCACACTATCGATAGCCGCTATCCCGACGTTGTTCCTACGGTTCACATCAGCCTGGAACTCGACGCCGATGAAAACGGACACAAACCCCTTCTTCGTGCCTGGATTCCGTTGGGACGGAGAACGCCCCTTTTC
This window of the Chthoniobacterales bacterium genome carries:
- the plsY gene encoding glycerol-3-phosphate 1-O-acyltransferase PlsY, coding for MNGLIFPTLAFGAFLLGSIPTGYLVARARGVDIRRHGSGNIGATNVLRTLGKPLGIFVFVVDALKGFMAVWIAKSFGDGSAADWLGIIAAVAVIAGHNYTPWLGFKGGKGIATSAGVLLAFSPWTVLFITVVWFVFFKTTHYVSVASIAASVAVPVSIGALWSGGIAGSAPLFVFALVISALAIWRHRSNIRRLREGTEPRFASKSQA
- a CDS encoding NAD+ synthase, giving the protein MKAGIAQINTTVGDFAGNADKILHAYRELVKAGADFVVTPELALCGYPPMDLVFRSGFIAAAERHLNALAVDAGDVPLLVGTIEPNTARHGRPCHNSAVVLQNGKRVATAHKSLLPTYDVFDEGRYFEPAKRVTTAMIAGRRTGITICEDLWTAEYLPHDYYGQSPIESLRRSGIDLLINMSASPFEAGKPARRLAMMSKIAQSVRVPLVYVNLVGGNDQLVFDGNSFVVNADGAPAALLPGFTECHAAVEVPGRASGLARETVAEVHDALILGLRDYLGKCGFSQVVIGLSGGIDSAVTAALAVEALGAENVLGVTMPGPFSSAGSVDDSLALARNLGIECQTVPIDTGFEAMGKQLEKVFAGRPPDSTEENLQARLRGMTLMAISNKFNRLVLSTGNKSELAVGYCTIYGDMAGGMALISDVPKTMVYQLADYINRGREIIPQATIQKAPSAELRPDQKDQDTLPPYDVLDKILQLYVEEQLTVEEIAERGFAEETVRWVARKVDANEYKRQQAAPGIKVTSKAFGIGRRVPIAQRFHA
- a CDS encoding CAAX prenyl protease-related protein produces the protein MTTGEQTTCTERRAFVAYIAPFAVFMAGLALVSAVGSFAPEEGGPLWLSDPKYWVYPLQTIACGALLLWFWKAYEWGDKWHVIAGIAAGLLVLALWISPQWLLGAAPRNDGFNPDLFAESSALWWTTVGMRFLRLVVVVPLLEEIFWRGFLLRYLIKEDFTKVPFGTFSWFSFGIVTVMFGLAHWGPDFVPALLTGAIYNLLAVKTRSLACCVIAHAVTNLGLGIYIMQTKQWGFW
- a CDS encoding PEGA domain-containing protein is translated as MWRVLPVAALLFAGCASAPEPEVRTAEPVKTIDIRSWPPGCIVELNGEYVGTTPLELVVETTRSGNWTADYGRGYSPIILRASTADASGWEQKIWYPGDRIPSRVLFRVPGAMKRLAVY